The following proteins are encoded in a genomic region of Triticum dicoccoides isolate Atlit2015 ecotype Zavitan chromosome 1B, WEW_v2.0, whole genome shotgun sequence:
- the LOC119349496 gene encoding uncharacterized protein LOC119349496 isoform X2 — translation MIHFAATCSEKALGSNKMTGVCNIVHVLVLCRHSYIQRVSALQWSMLFAVGRTEAKTDELKARTNYYSTQQLIQVTTFASHSCG, via the exons ATGATTCATTTTGCAGCGACATGTTCTGAAAAGGCCCTTGGCAGCAACAAAATGACTGGTGTTTGCAACATTGTCCATGTGTTGGTTCTCTGCCGTCATAGCTATATTCAAC GTGTATCAGCTTTGCAGTGGAGCATGTTGTTCGCCGTGGGTCGAACTGAG GCCAAGACTGATGAGTTGAAGGCGAGAACAAACTACTACTCTACCCAGCAACTTATACAG GTCACCACATTCGCTTCCCACAGCTGTGGATGA
- the LOC119349496 gene encoding uncharacterized protein LOC119349496 isoform X1, which yields MIHFAATCSEKALGSNKMTGVCNIVHVLVLCRHSYIQRVSALQWSMLFAVGRTEAKTDELKARTNYYSTQQLIQRCGLDPAQAHPHRCHYSCFCESLVIFFAAGLVNLSVYFSSSSLELCRKLHEPEAEGKVQ from the exons ATGATTCATTTTGCAGCGACATGTTCTGAAAAGGCCCTTGGCAGCAACAAAATGACTGGTGTTTGCAACATTGTCCATGTGTTGGTTCTCTGCCGTCATAGCTATATTCAAC GTGTATCAGCTTTGCAGTGGAGCATGTTGTTCGCCGTGGGTCGAACTGAG GCCAAGACTGATGAGTTGAAGGCGAGAACAAACTACTACTCTACCCAGCAACTTATACAG AGATGTGGTCTTGACCCTGCTCAAGCTCATCCACACCGCTGTCACTATAGCTGCTTCTGTGAGTCTCTTGTCATCTTCTTCGCCGCCGGCTTGGTAAATCTCTCAGTttacttctcctcttcctctcttgAGCTCTGTAGAAAGTTGCATGAACCAGAGGCCGAGGGCAAAGTGCAGTAG